From the Patescibacteria group bacterium genome, the window TTGCGATCTAAATAATAAAAATTATTTCCACTTTTGGCAAAATAAGAGGAGGAATAAAGATAAATAGCTTGAGATGGGCTACCTTTCCGTTGATCACCGCGGAAACAAGAAGCCATTTCTTTATCTGTTCCATCACATGCCCATTGTCTGGTAACACTTCCGTCCCTTTTTAATTCCTCACTGGAAAAGCCTAAATAATCTTGACAACAACCCCGACTATTATTATTTGAATCTTTTCTCCAACAAGACGCTCCTTCTGCCACATTAATCTCAGAGGCCGGTGCGAGATAAGCCTTAATTGGCAAATTAGCCCCACTTTTTAAGTGTAAATTAATTGTATAAATAATTGCCCCCCCCCACCCAGAGCCGTCTTCGTTAAATTCAAGATGAAAATTTCTTAAATAATTTTCCTGATCAAATTCAGCCTGAATAAAAAGACAGGATTTATTTTTATCCGGACATTCGTCGGCAAGACATGCCCCCCCCACTGGACAGGTTCCATTACTCTTGCAAACATAACCACTAGAATTTTGATGCGTAGCGTGTAAATAAGCTGCTCTTTTAAAATTATTTGGCCCAAGTTCTAAATCAAACGGTCCACAGCATTTATTACTACTACTGCAATCCACTGTGTTTAAATCCGAACAGGTAGTATTTTCCCAGCGAAACTTAGCCTTGACAATAATTTTTTGAATCTCTTCTCTTTTAATTTTTCTTTCTAAATAAGGAATGTACTTAGCTTGAAGAATGGTTCCTTCTCCGCCCTCCGCCAAAAAACAATAACCTAGATCTGTTTCTCCATAATTGGTGTACTCGGAACATTTATTACCATAATCACCCCCTAAATATAAAGGTTGAATCAAACGATCAGCAAAACAGCCCCAATTTCCACCCAATCTTTGACCCGGAAAACTAGAAGTCAGATTAAAACCGAGAGGGAAAAAAGTTGGTGCAAAACCGGAAATCTCAGCCGGACGGGTATATCTTTCATAGCCATACCATCTTCGATCCGAAGATGGAAAATAACCAGCACTGCGGACTTGGTTATAAGAATCTAAACCAGTTTCGACTTCACCGGGAAACCAGGTTAAACAAGCCTGTATTTCTTTTGGTTTTTCTAAATCCGGCTCTAAGCAATAGCCAGCTAAACCAATGTAATCAGTAATTTTTTTCATTGGCTCACATTTACCCTGATTATTTTTTCTTCCCTCATCAGTCCGTGTACAATCCTCACGAAAAGCAACGGCCATCCCATTCGGACAAGGAGGTGAACAACATTTACCTAAATCTTGAGGATTTTCCGCCTGGGTACAAACTTTAATTGATTCAACGTCCGTTTCTAAATTAAAATAATAGGTTGGCTCGCCTAAAACTGATTCTGCTTTTCGGTACGAACAAAGACAATTATTTCCCCCTCTTTCGGTACATAAATTTAGACCGCGATAAGTTCCTTCTACTTCGCGAGAAAAAGGAGAGGTATTTTCTGGATAAAGTTTGCAGGTTGGGGAGACAACACATTTACTCTGATAACAAACTTGTCCTTTTGGACAATCTTCATTCCGAGTACAAGTTCTATTACCAACGCCGTAATCAGTGGTTCCGCTCAGATAACTTAAAGCATAACCATTCGGATAATTTTTGGGTCTTAACATCTCCACCGGATAAAAATTGTAAAGAGAATAGCCGGAATAATCCATACCCGTCCAACCGAAATCGCGATTTTTGTATTTTTGTTCAGTCAAAACTTCTGGTGTCTCTGTCGAAACTAAGGTACATTGAGCACCGCTACCTTCACCAGTTTGTTTTTGACATCTTAAGAAATAGTCACAAATTTCTAAAAATCGTTGTTGATTCTCCTGCCAAACATATCTTTTTCCTGCACAATAAAGCCATTCACCGCAAACACGATCGCGACGGACTTTAAGAATTAAATTAGTGTCATTAGTATTTTGGCCTAAAGCATAACAGTAACGGCAATAATCGGTATTGGCAAAATTAGAATTTGTACAATTATCATCAGAATTAACAGGATTTCCTTGTCCATCTACTGGCCAAGGTTTTTTCGTACAATCAATTGGCGAAACAAGTCGGTGCTGATTAGCCTCACTTTTAGCATAAGTGGCAATAGAATTATAAATGGCACTTGGATCATTTTGGGCTTTAAATAAAACACAGCCTTCTTTTAAAGAAACCTGGCCACGACAAGAAGCTTTATCTAATTGATTGTTGTCTAAATAGTAATAAGGATCTAAAGGTTTAAATTCAATATCATCAAAATAAACTTCGCCAAAAGCCTCACAACATCTCCAAGGACAATTGGGACAATTTTGGATGGTGGTACAATCGCCAGCGTTTGTCTTAGAACAGCCACCATGCCAATAAGCCGGAGCTAGAAGGGGAATAATTTTAATTTCTTCAATGGCTAAATTTTTCGGATTTAAAGGACCTCCCGCCACGACTCTTAAAGACCTTTTTTGCCAACTAGTAATGGTCGTTGAAGCATCAATGCTAGCCCCGATTTCATAACCATGTTCATAATTCCAAGGCCAATGGTTTAGATTGTCACCCCAGGGGTTTCCGCCATTTTTAATCAAAAAAGCAATACATTCTTTAAGATTGCCACGGTTAAATTTACATTTGGGCTGACCGGAAATATTACATTGATTATTACTCCAATTTCCGCCAACCCAACTACAGCACGATTGAGAAGAACCACAATGATTTTTATATTCTTGCCAATCTTGACACTCTTCGGTTTGACAACCATTTAATTGAGTTACACCTCGCCAGCCTTCGTATTTTAAATTCACATGCCCAGATGGATAAGAAAGGTGAGAGGTAGAAACAACCTTGACTTTAAAATTCAAAACAAAACTTTTTTGATTTTTATGAGGTATTTCAACAATCTGAGAGGCGGCGTATATTTTTCGCGTGTCTGCACCCACAGTATGTGGCGTATCGTTAGCTATTTTAAGTGATTTACTGGCGCCGTCCCAACTCACAGTAGATGAATTGCCGCTGTAGCCGTAAGACCAATTTGGGGCTGGCCCCTGACCACTACTTCCACTACCAATTTCAAAATCACCATTCTGGACATAATTAGTCACGCCGGCCGTTCTTAGTGGTTCAATATATTCTGTACAACCAGCAAATCTTTCTTCACATTCACCAACCAAGCCTTGATAGCCGCTTTCCTCGGAAAATTTAATGCCATAAGTCACCCCATCCGGTAAATAATTCGTATAGCAAGGCTGATCAGTGCCTTTCTTAAACCAGCCGGTTCTGTATTCACTGCCAATCGGCACTTTTTCTCGCCAAACACAAATTTTTTCACCAGGATCTTTGAAATAAACTTTGCCCGCCGCGGCTTGTTCAAACTCTTCACAGTTTTGCTGATGATAACGACAGAGAATTGGTCGACGGGTATATAAATCAGGGTTATTTTTTAAATAAAAATCTGTCCAGGAAATTGGCTCACCTTGAGAAAGGTTGGGTAAACCAAATTTCTGACAACCTTTATCGCCAGCCGGACAGGCTTTGGTCTGATCAACAACTAAATAGGTTAATTGATCAGCTGGGACTAAAACATTATCTTTTGGCTCGTCGGGATCAGTCAAGTTAAATGTTTCTGAAAATGGTGAGGTGGAGTTTTTTGTCTCAATTAAAGCTTCGCAGCCAATTTTGATTTCCGGACAGAGTTTAGAAAATGATCTAAAGAAATGAGATTGATTGGCTCGGTCTCTGTATTCAGCACAACCTAAATGATAGCCAGGCGCAGAAGCGCCAGTTAAATCCTGATCACAAACAGTTGGTGTTTGCCAAGAATTTTTAATAGCAAAGATATTTTGTCGGACTTCTTTTAAGGTGATGTTGTCGAGATAGAAGGGAGAAGAAGATAATATTACTAATCTTTCATCATTAGCAACCTCTCGCTGGAAATAAACTGGTCCGACAGTGAATGAATACCACTCACCAGTAGTCAAAGCAGGCAGAGAAGGGAAGTCTATGTTATTGTCATTGCCTCTAAATCGTATGGTAAGAGTGGTGGAATTATTACTGGCTCTTTTTACCCAGAAGGAAAGTAAATACGACCTTCCTTTTTGGACTAAATCCTGAACTGGCCTAGAGACAGAATTATTATTGTTGGCAACTCTCATTGACCGACCGCCAAAATAGATTGATTCCGAAGAAAGTTCACCGTCGATCCAGGGTTCAACGGTTAAACTTTCAAAATCATCTTCAAAAAGAATTCTTAGATTATTAGCCGCATTGCCTTGATACTCACGACAACCAACATTTACCGAAGAACATCTTTCTCCTTCTGCTGGAATAGCCATATAGGTACAGATTCCATTATTAAATTCAACTCCGTTTAAAGCAAGACCACCTTGAGTGCTCGTCGGGCAATAACCGCTGATCACGGTTGTCGTCTTTCTTAGGGGCACACAAGTCTCGGAACAGGTAATAGTATTTTTATAGAGTTTATAAGAAACATGGCCATTAGCATCATAAAATTCTTTACAATGAGGATTGGTCCGAGCATCTTGAGAATTTTGACACCTGCCCCAAAGGGCTTGAGCATTGTTAGAAGACAACATTTCGTCTGGCTCAAAACCATTAGTTGTTGTCTTGGCTAAAAGATAATATCTTTTTAATTGATAACCTGTCGTCTCTGAACCAATCCAGGTATAGAAGTATTGACACTCAGCTCTTGGTTTTTGACAGGGTCTGAGATAAGAATAGTATTCTCTTCCTTCACCACCGCGATTGACGACATCTAAATTTGTAAATTCTTCACAACCAACTTCGGAGGCCGGACAGATTCGAACCGTCCGTGGAATAAAATAAGCATCTTCTTCACTATAAAAATGCGTTGGTTTTTGTTTAAAGACTTCATAGCCAACACACTCTCTTGGACAACGATCAGTATCTCTCGCCACGGCTGGCAGATAGGGCCCACCTAAAACTGGTGTATATTTTTCACAACCAACTTCATCTTGTTGACAAGCTAAAGCATAATCAGCACAGGCATGATCATCGTCATTGGTAATTAAATTTCCATTGTTATCGCGGTTGTAACATTTCATCCAATCTGGCGCCTTTTTTAAATAAATTTTATTCGTGCTGGCATAAGATTTATAAGATGAGAGTGAGCCAACTTCTAATTGTAAATCATCAAGATAAATGCCTGTTCCATTAACAGCAATTTCTAAATCAATAATTTTTTTATTATTTGGAGCGATAAAATCTGTTGAAACCCTTTGCCAAGGTGTATTTTTAGAAATAGGAATAATTTTTGTAACGCTATTGTTAATCTTGACTTGAATTTCTCGATCATTACTTTGATCTTTATTTTTCACCCAGAAAGAAAGGGTATATTTTGTCCCTGGTAAAAGAGAAATATCAACGTTGTCAGTGGAAGCCAACTCTACTTTACCGCTACCAGTAAATTTAGCCGAAACTTTACCGGATTTAGCTTCGGCTTCATCAACAAGAAATTGACCACTGGTTATTTGCCAACCCTTCACTAAAATAGTCGGGGTCGTAGTCGTACTTGTTTCAGAATAATCTTCAAAGCTCGAATTGGGTAATAAATTGGTGCCTAAATTTTCTTTGGTCCGGATAAATTCGGAACAACCCTCAGAAGTAGCCGGGCAGGTTTCAACAAATTTATTAAAGAAGATGGTGTTAAAGGGATCAGACACAGAACGGGGACTACCAACTGATCCGTTTGGCTGGATATTTAAAGATTGGTTCGGTTCAGTACAAATCCAACCACCTGCCCCTTCGGCAAAGTCTTTATTCCATCTCTGACAATACCACTGACAACCAACCGAGTTCGCATCGCAGTCACCAAAATCTAAAGTATTTTTTAACCAGGCAAATCTTTGATTATCTTTAGTTCGGGTATAAAGTTGACAAGTATTATAATAAGCCGGACATTGAGTGCCGGCCAAGCGCCAAATATTTTTTTCGCGGGTACAATAGCCGTAAGTATGACAGGTGCCATCTTCATTTTCGCCAACACAATCCTTCATCTCTATACAAGTCTCTTGGCGTTCATTAGAAGCAGGCAAGGGAATAGCCGAATAAGCCATTAAATTACATTGCATTGAGGGTAATTTCAAAACCCAATTCGGATCAACTAAATGACAGAAAGGTGAAGCCGAAACAAGACATTGTCCATCTTTTTTACAACAGTTAGCACTTGAGTCCCAACTACCTATACTTCCTTCACATTTTTTTTCTGTCGTATTTGACTTCGGGTCCCCTTGGACATAAATTGTACAATCGCCATCAGAACTAACTTTGTCAAAACCTTCAACAATTTGAGCCAAAGTAAACTTGGCATCGCCAAAATCACCCCGGCTAATTTTCTCAGCAGCAATTTCTAAGCCTAAAGGAATAACTCGTGCCCGACGAAGTTTTTTTAGGTTGGTTAAAGAATAACGAGAGGAAAAATCACGCGCCCCATCAGTCAGACCATAACTACCGACATACCAGTTACCATGTAAATAATTTTTCTCAATTGCTTCTTTAATAGTTAAATTTTCTTCAATAGCCCGGGCAAAACCGCCGTCAATGACGCAATTATAAGGCAAAGCATATTTTGTTTCCGTTGGACAAGCTGCAAATTCCTCTAAAAGATTTATCTCACCAGATGGTTTTTTAAAGCTTACAGTTTTTAAATCAGCATAAATGGCCTCAATTTTTTCTTGGGTAGGAGAAGCCGGAATCCCACCCTCCCAACTTGTTCGACCACTTGGACTAGCTTCAGGATTAAGACCTTCTTTTTGAAATAACCTTTCAAGAAATTTAGAAAAAAATGTCTGAATAAATGTATTTGCCACATCAGCAACCAAAACACCAGTGTAAACTTTAAGTGACGCTTTCCCTTCAGCAATCATCTGTCGAGCTCTTTCTTCGGTTAAACCAGCTGGTAAAAGCGCTTTACCAGAAATTTTAGAGGTAACTGACTGAAATTGGCCCTGAAGAGATTGGAAAAATTTATCCGCACCAACTTTTTCAGCCGCCTTACTTAAAATACC encodes:
- a CDS encoding carbohydrate binding domain-containing protein translates to MKKHLRKIIISFLLGVMIFSLLTPLLFWPKPAYAQGASTTVGDIPRVLEWIKSQAIRIYDKVKYQVIAILYKSFLEGFAQKFVTESATWLATGGKAGKPMFFTDKEYWNKMADSVVGDLLDEVATKGFGLQSLCDPIDPTIKLNILLFVKPPKIPFEYEARCPISKMKERIREAKEKLIAQYKEGLKGYVNVEYVPGQPPQVQVKIKNAIRIDTKLYDVNKSNLINIADQLSGHQQLFLTEWDKYLQESKKIGPPNISGVLNSLSTIKERLKAITQGPPTFQTSLNWWLGRKWTSDGYRPIEAPVRCLNKSQEEFCQNPNCYNGACPGINNATQCQNNYSYCFEAIKRAQNYASQLSEWATTLEKMVDEAREAVEKGTPSPDLNILEDIQKTFTPEGSDLGVAMSLKSGILSKAAEKVGADKFFQSLQGQFQSVTSKISGKALLPAGLTEERARQMIAEGKASLKVYTGVLVADVANTFIQTFFSKFLERLFQKEGLNPEASPSGRTSWEGGIPASPTQEKIEAIYADLKTVSFKKPSGEINLLEEFAACPTETKYALPYNCVIDGGFARAIEENLTIKEAIEKNYLHGNWYVGSYGLTDGARDFSSRYSLTNLKKLRRARVIPLGLEIAAEKISRGDFGDAKFTLAQIVEGFDKVSSDGDCTIYVQGDPKSNTTEKKCEGSIGSWDSSANCCKKDGQCLVSASPFCHLVDPNWVLKLPSMQCNLMAYSAIPLPASNERQETCIEMKDCVGENEDGTCHTYGYCTREKNIWRLAGTQCPAYYNTCQLYTRTKDNQRFAWLKNTLDFGDCDANSVGCQWYCQRWNKDFAEGAGGWICTEPNQSLNIQPNGSVGSPRSVSDPFNTIFFNKFVETCPATSEGCSEFIRTKENLGTNLLPNSSFEDYSETSTTTTPTILVKGWQITSGQFLVDEAEAKSGKVSAKFTGSGKVELASTDNVDISLLPGTKYTLSFWVKNKDQSNDREIQVKINNSVTKIIPISKNTPWQRVSTDFIAPNNKKIIDLEIAVNGTGIYLDDLQLEVGSLSSYKSYASTNKIYLKKAPDWMKCYNRDNNGNLITNDDDHACADYALACQQDEVGCEKYTPVLGGPYLPAVARDTDRCPRECVGYEVFKQKPTHFYSEEDAYFIPRTVRICPASEVGCEEFTNLDVVNRGGEGREYYSYLRPCQKPRAECQYFYTWIGSETTGYQLKRYYLLAKTTTNGFEPDEMLSSNNAQALWGRCQNSQDARTNPHCKEFYDANGHVSYKLYKNTITCSETCVPLRKTTTVISGYCPTSTQGGLALNGVEFNNGICTYMAIPAEGERCSSVNVGCREYQGNAANNLRILFEDDFESLTVEPWIDGELSSESIYFGGRSMRVANNNNSVSRPVQDLVQKGRSYLLSFWVKRASNNSTTLTIRFRGNDNNIDFPSLPALTTGEWYSFTVGPVYFQREVANDERLVILSSSPFYLDNITLKEVRQNIFAIKNSWQTPTVCDQDLTGASAPGYHLGCAEYRDRANQSHFFRSFSKLCPEIKIGCEALIETKNSTSPFSETFNLTDPDEPKDNVLVPADQLTYLVVDQTKACPAGDKGCQKFGLPNLSQGEPISWTDFYLKNNPDLYTRRPILCRYHQQNCEEFEQAAAGKVYFKDPGEKICVWREKVPIGSEYRTGWFKKGTDQPCYTNYLPDGVTYGIKFSEESGYQGLVGECEERFAGCTEYIEPLRTAGVTNYVQNGDFEIGSGSSGQGPAPNWSYGYSGNSSTVSWDGASKSLKIANDTPHTVGADTRKIYAASQIVEIPHKNQKSFVLNFKVKVVSTSHLSYPSGHVNLKYEGWRGVTQLNGCQTEECQDWQEYKNHCGSSQSCCSWVGGNWSNNQCNISGQPKCKFNRGNLKECIAFLIKNGGNPWGDNLNHWPWNYEHGYEIGASIDASTTITSWQKRSLRVVAGGPLNPKNLAIEEIKIIPLLAPAYWHGGCSKTNAGDCTTIQNCPNCPWRCCEAFGEVYFDDIEFKPLDPYYYLDNNQLDKASCRGQVSLKEGCVLFKAQNDPSAIYNSIATYAKSEANQHRLVSPIDCTKKPWPVDGQGNPVNSDDNCTNSNFANTDYCRYCYALGQNTNDTNLILKVRRDRVCGEWLYCAGKRYVWQENQQRFLEICDYFLRCQKQTGEGSGAQCTLVSTETPEVLTEQKYKNRDFGWTGMDYSGYSLYNFYPVEMLRPKNYPNGYALSYLSGTTDYGVGNRTCTRNEDCPKGQVCYQSKCVVSPTCKLYPENTSPFSREVEGTYRGLNLCTERGGNNCLCSYRKAESVLGEPTYYFNLETDVESIKVCTQAENPQDLGKCCSPPCPNGMAVAFREDCTRTDEGRKNNQGKCEPMKKITDYIGLAGYCLEPDLEKPKEIQACLTWFPGEVETGLDSYNQVRSAGYFPSSDRRWYGYERYTRPAEISGFAPTFFPLGFNLTSSFPGQRLGGNWGCFADRLIQPLYLGGDYGNKCSEYTNYGETDLGYCFLAEGGEGTILQAKYIPYLERKIKREEIQKIIVKAKFRWENTTCSDLNTVDCSSSNKCCGPFDLELGPNNFKRAAYLHATHQNSSGYVCKSNGTCPVGGACLADECPDKNKSCLFIQAEFDQENYLRNFHLEFNEDGSGWGGAIIYTINLHLKSGANLPIKAYLAPASEINVAEGASCWRKDSNNNSRGCCQDYLGFSSEELKRDGSVTRQWACDGTDKEMASCFRGDQRKGSPSQAIYLYSSSYFAKSGNNFYYLDRKIYEYMIDRIEIDWKIDKSNPGDCKFGADYQGTIILPYEDPATKEKKYEKEVTGKGNGEARLFVQTIFDQKEGELKGFKVEFNDDDAGHGAAALTGIRIILKEAANKLVKINDKPYLPTVVNTNLVKLKPGTDVPYGNLTDILDYSYECLPRGATGFQGTMPKKYIIDSKGEVCHLYSGGIYDSDAVIKKLFPKSYAWSYLDVNTLSYLPGNIANNWDSRSDTSLHPTDRSPQIQSVNFSTGVPAGGTVGKITIGNQESGNILISGKTYTATLRFYAWADGAYMPVREVVVDWGDGFRSGSSNMITKNRKPVCKKGTDGLPLSFGDDPDACLNQYWEFVHTYLCTNPNGCSYQPKVYVKDNWGWCAHSASTPTTPYAGDFSCLDPDGNPGTSTPANFGVPYDGQIILNP